A genomic stretch from Ureibacillus composti includes:
- a CDS encoding MarR family transcriptional regulator, translating to MIQDINKYFTDIYFNLHPTQEEVISHQSVRILQMVQKQQYVVIRDIAEQLSISHNTASEHVKKLVSNGWLYKERSEEDQRKVYLHLTDVGSVILKKNTELDENKLQVALRRLTANERKMIVEAFRLLSEVSK from the coding sequence GTGATTCAAGATATAAACAAATACTTTACTGACATTTATTTTAATTTACATCCCACACAAGAAGAAGTGATTTCGCATCAAAGTGTCCGCATCTTACAAATGGTTCAGAAACAGCAATATGTCGTGATTCGTGACATAGCTGAGCAATTATCAATTTCACACAATACTGCATCTGAACATGTGAAAAAATTAGTAAGTAATGGGTGGCTGTATAAAGAGAGGTCGGAAGAAGATCAACGTAAAGTGTATTTACATTTAACAGACGTAGGTTCAGTAATATTAAAGAAGAATACAGAATTAGATGAAAATAAGCTCCAAGTTGCACTTAGAAGATTAACGGCAAATGAAAGAAAGATGATAGTTGAAGCATTTCGGCTTTTAAGTGAGGTATCAAAATAA
- a CDS encoding DUF3147 family protein, with amino-acid sequence MYLLIKIICSAAIIGIVTELARRYPLYGGMIAALPLISILSIIWLTIQGETTQNINKFTLGVLAGFPATMFMLFVIYFALKQSVHLALAISLGVVAWGIFLIAQKYIMAAFV; translated from the coding sequence ATGTATTTGCTAATCAAAATTATATGTTCGGCAGCCATTATTGGTATCGTTACGGAATTGGCAAGACGGTATCCTTTATATGGAGGTATGATAGCTGCGCTACCGTTAATTAGTATATTAAGTATTATATGGTTAACAATTCAGGGAGAAACTACTCAAAACATCAACAAATTTACACTTGGCGTTCTAGCAGGATTTCCAGCAACGATGTTCATGCTGTTTGTGATTTATTTCGCATTGAAGCAATCTGTTCATTTAGCGCTAGCAATCTCACTAGGAGTAGTTGCTTGGGGAATATTTTTAATAGCTCAAAAATATATAATGGCCGCATTTGTTTAG
- a CDS encoding AraC family transcriptional regulator: MYYSEVTQGVISYIESNLMEEIQLDTFPSIIGYSKYHLLRIFKQETGKSIGEYIRGRRLAMASTLLLHTDESILTIAFLFHFQSQEAFSRAFKEAYSLPPGKYRKLMKAVRMMEEEKEMNESKQIKGWSLSGNNPELYELTVDSNVFHTGTKSGLLYAKSEANEQHFATMMQGFQAHDYIGKRLKLSCFLKTANVFKCGAWLRIDNASGDTIQFDNMDNRSIQGTTDWNHYSIVLDVPENSSSIHFGVLLIGKGKVWSDGFRFEVVTEKVPTTNMLDVEHLPKQPSNLDFSE, translated from the coding sequence TTGTATTACAGCGAAGTAACGCAAGGAGTAATCTCATATATTGAGAGCAATCTGATGGAAGAGATTCAGCTTGATACTTTTCCTTCTATTATCGGTTACTCAAAATATCATTTACTACGTATTTTTAAGCAAGAAACGGGTAAGTCCATTGGTGAGTACATACGCGGGCGTCGATTAGCGATGGCTTCAACGCTTCTATTGCATACGGATGAATCTATATTAACGATTGCTTTCTTATTTCATTTTCAATCTCAAGAAGCGTTTTCAAGAGCGTTTAAAGAAGCGTACTCCTTGCCACCGGGAAAATATCGAAAGCTTATGAAAGCTGTACGAATGATGGAGGAGGAAAAAGAAATGAATGAAAGTAAACAAATTAAAGGCTGGAGTTTAAGTGGAAATAACCCAGAACTGTATGAATTAACAGTAGACTCGAACGTTTTTCATACGGGAACAAAATCAGGGCTACTCTATGCAAAAAGTGAAGCAAACGAGCAACATTTTGCTACAATGATGCAAGGCTTTCAAGCACATGACTATATCGGAAAGCGATTAAAGCTTTCATGCTTCCTAAAAACAGCGAATGTTTTTAAATGCGGTGCTTGGCTGCGTATTGATAATGCCTCTGGAGATACGATTCAATTTGATAATATGGATAATCGATCGATTCAAGGAACTACAGATTGGAATCACTATTCAATCGTGTTAGATGTTCCAGAAAATAGTTCTTCTATTCACTTTGGTGTTTTACTGATTGGGAAAGGAAAGGTTTGGTCGGATGGATTCCGTTTTGAAGTAGTAACGGAAAAAGTGCCTACAACGAATATGCTTGACGTTGAACATTTACCAAAACAACCTAGTAATTTAGACTTTAGTGAGTAA
- a CDS encoding ABC transporter ATP-binding protein codes for MSGIQFKNVSKLYQQGENQVIALDDVSLTVEQGEFIAVIGPSGSGKSTFLATAGALLQPSKGEVIVNSKNLNELRSKDLGQLRLEEIGFILQTSNLVPYLNVLEQLLVVKRMAGKLLKQDEEYAKELLQSLGLAEKLKKLPEQLSGGERQRTAIARAFINNPSIILADEPTASLDSKRAHEVVQLIAKETKTRNKAAIMVTHDERMLEYCDKVYRMEDGRLKHYDFQS; via the coding sequence ATGTCAGGAATTCAATTTAAAAATGTCTCTAAGCTGTATCAACAGGGTGAAAATCAAGTTATTGCGCTTGATGATGTCTCCTTAACTGTGGAACAAGGCGAGTTTATTGCCGTCATTGGCCCTTCAGGTTCAGGAAAAAGTACATTTCTGGCTACTGCAGGTGCATTACTCCAACCTTCTAAAGGTGAGGTCATCGTTAACAGTAAAAACCTTAATGAATTAAGATCTAAGGATTTAGGACAATTGCGGCTGGAAGAAATCGGGTTTATCCTGCAAACGAGTAATCTTGTTCCCTATTTAAATGTTCTGGAACAATTACTTGTAGTGAAAAGAATGGCTGGGAAACTTTTAAAACAGGATGAGGAATATGCAAAGGAATTACTACAGAGTCTCGGTTTAGCAGAAAAACTAAAAAAATTACCTGAACAGTTATCTGGAGGAGAACGTCAGCGCACGGCAATTGCTCGTGCTTTTATAAACAACCCATCTATTATTCTGGCAGATGAGCCAACAGCAAGTCTGGATTCAAAAAGAGCCCATGAAGTGGTTCAGCTTATAGCCAAAGAAACAAAAACAAGAAACAAAGCGGCAATTATGGTTACCCATGACGAACGAATGCTCGAATACTGTGATAAAGTGTATCGAATGGAAGATGGCAGACTTAAACATTATGATTTTCAGTCATGA